A single window of Anopheles moucheti chromosome 2, idAnoMoucSN_F20_07, whole genome shotgun sequence DNA harbors:
- the LOC128306969 gene encoding 6-phosphogluconolactonase has product MALKRAFYRTGDAICDEILGLLEKYANETLAKQDKFRLGVSGGSLADILCEGMSDLRSDFSKWQIFFCDERVVPVADKESTFGIFKRDLLANCDNIPESVFFPVNTSLEVNEAAVEYERTIRKTFALEKPEDIPSFDMLILGIGPDGHTASLFPGHPLLEEKKKLIAPIDNSPKPPPKRVTMTLPLINNAKVCLFGAQGGGKAEMLKRIVADRDTSLPATLVDPPKGELIFVACDAAAALIEGDPFPRS; this is encoded by the exons ATGGCACTCAAAAGAGCCTTCTATCGAACCGGGGACGCAATCTGCGATGAAATTCTCGGGTTGCTAGAAAAGTACGCTAACGAAACGCTCGCTAAGCAGGATAAGTTTCGCCTTGGTGTATCGG GTGGCTCATTAGCGGACATTCTTTGTGAGGGTATGTCGGATCTGCGGTCCGATTTTAGCAAATGGCAGATATTCTTTTGCGACGAGCGTGTTGTTCCGGTAGCAGATAAGGAATCAACGTTCGGAATTTTTAAACGAGATCTGCTTGCGAACTGTGATAACATTCCGGAGAGTGTGTTCTTCCCGGTGAATACCTCGCTGGAGGTGAATGAAGCAGCTGTAGAATACGAACGTACGATACGGAAGACATTTGCATTGGAAAAGCCGGAAGATATACCTTCATTTGATATGCTAATATTGGGTATTGGACCGGATGGACATACGGCATCACTGTTTCCAGGCCACCCACTGCTCgaagagaagaagaagctgaTTGCACCGATCGACAATTCTCcgaaaccaccaccaaaacgTGTGACCATGACGTTGCCGTTGATTAACAACGCCAAGGTGTGCCTGTTCGGTGCACAAGGCGGTGGAAAAGCAGAAATGCTTAAG CGTATAGTAGCAGATAGGGACACTTCCTTGCCGGCCACACTGGTCGATCCTCCAAAGGGTGAACTCATCTTTGTTGCGTGCGATGCAGCTGCAGCCCTAATAGAAGGCGATCCATTCCCTCGATCGTAA
- the LOC128306709 gene encoding sodium-dependent nutrient amino acid transporter 1-like encodes MEGRDNNGFIGDNSPSIAGQFRWNTPPSNGVHGSGTHGVALTDVELAGGKTVHRTSVPEDTTRTGTGTAIPVQPTADRDQWGKGVEFLMSCIAMSVGLGNVWRFPFVALENGGGAFVIPYIIVLLLVGKPVYYMEMIIGQFSSRGSVKVYDMAPIMRGVGYGQLFSVSTLITYYSSLMALIARYMIDSFMNPLPWAKCRQEWLPNCIDSEAKAMTAQSESASHSANVTGPSMTSSSELYFTKVVLKELDGIDDGIGLPDLRLTLFLVLSWSLVFLTLIKGVKSSGKASYFLALFPYIVMTVLLVRACTLPGAVDGIVYFLKPQWDKIYDPKVWYAAVTQCFFSLSICFGNIIMYSSYNKFRHNVYRDATIVTSIDTFTSLLAGCTIFGILGHLAHVTGKTDVGNVVKSDAGLAFISYPEAIAKFEVLPQAFSVLFFLMLFVLGIGSNVAMTSCVMTVIKDQFPKVRNWQAATIIAICGVLLGSIYVTPGGQYVLKLVDYYGASSIALVLAIAELIAIGWVYGVDRLCKDTEFMLGHRPNIYWRLCWRWITPLLMFVILIYNLITLEPLMYKQYVYPTIAYDIGWCIFAFGLLQLPIWAAYAIYKQSGKTLNEKIKNSFKPTPAWGPLDPTTLYEYKKFIDED; translated from the exons ATGGAAGGTCGAGATAATAATGGCTTCATCGGTGACAACAGTCCCTCTATAGCGGGTCAGTTTCGCTGGAATACTCCACCCTCGAATGGCGTTCATGGGTCCGGCACGCACGGTGTAGCGCTTACCGATGTGGAACTGGCCGGTGGTAAAACCGTCCACAGGACTTCTGTGCCGGAAGACACCACACGAACCGGAACCGGCACAGCTATACCCGTCCAACCCACGGCCGATCGAGACCAGTGGGGTAAGGGTGTGGAGTTCCTGATGTCCTGTATCGCCATGTCGGTAGGGCTCGGCAATGTGTGGCGTTTTCCGTTCGTCGCTCTTGAGAATGGAGGCGGTGCGTTCGTGATACCGTACATCATAGTGCTGCTGCTCGTTGGCAAACCGGTCTACTACATGGAGATGATCATTGGACAGTTCTCCAGCCGGGGAAGCGTTAAGGTGTACGATATGGCTCCGATCATGCGTG GTGTTGGCTATGGGCAGCTGTTCTCGGTGTCTACTCTAATCACGTATTACTCTTCGCTCATGGCACTAATTGCACGGTATATGATAGACTCGTTTATGAATCCTCTACCTTGGGCCAAGTGTCGCCAGGAATGGTTACCGAACTGTATTGATTCGGAGGCCAAGGCGATGACGGCACAGTCAGAATCAGCTTCGCATAGTGCCAACGTCACAGGTCCCTCGATGACCAGTAGTTCGGAGTTGTACTTTAC TAAGGTAGTGTTGAAGGAGCTGGATGGCATTGATGATGGAATTGGACTTCCAGATCTAAGACTGACTCTATTCCTGGTTCTGTCATGGTCGCTCGTATTCCTGACCCTGATCAAAG GCGTTAAAAGTTCTGGAAAAGCCTCATACTTCCTGGCGCTCTTCCCGTACATCGTCATGACCGTGCTCTTGGTTCGAGCCTGCACGCTCCCCGGTGCGGTGGATGGTATCGTGTACTTCCTCAAACCACAGTGGGACAAAATCTACGATCCCAAGGTTTGGTACGCAGCGGTGACGCAGTGCTTCTTCTCGCTTTCGATCTGTTTCGGCAACATCATCATGTACTCCTCCTACAACAAGTTCCGGCACAATGTGTATCGCGACGCTACGATCGTCACATCGATCGATACCTTTACCTCGCTGCTGGCAGGTTGTACTATTTTCGGTATTCTTGGCCATTTGGCACACGTCACCGGCAAGACGGATGTTGGTAATGTCGTTAAATCGGACGCTGGTTTAGCGTTCATTTCCTACCCGGAGGCTATTGCAAAGTTTGAGGTATTGCCGCAAGCATTTTCGGTACTGTTCTTCCTGATGCTGTTCGTGCTGGGAATCGGTAGTAATGTCGCGATGACATCGTGCGTTATGACGGTAATTAAGGACCAGTTCCCGAAGGTACGCAACTGGCAAGCGGCTACGATTATCGCTATCTGTGGTGTGCTGCTCGGAAGCATTTACGTTACTCCG GGTGGTCAGTACGTGCTAAAGCTGGTTGATTACTATGGTGCTTCATCGATCGCTCTAGTGCTCGCGATTGCCGAACTGATTGCAATCGGATGGGTATACGGTGTAGACCGGTTGTGCAAGGATACGGAATTTATGCTGGGACACCGGCCAAACATTTACTGGAGACTTTGCTGGCGCTGGATCACTCCGCTTCTTATGTTTGTTATACTTATCTACAATCTTATCACGCTGGAACCGCTTATGTACAAGCAGTACGTGTATCCGACGATCGCATACG ACATTGGTTGGTGTATTTTTGCATTCGGACTTCTGCAGCTTCCTATCTGGGCGGCTTATGCCATCTATAAGCAGAGTGGAAAAACTCTCAACGAG AAAATAAAGAACTCCTTCAAACCTACGCCTGCTTGGGGACCGCTCGATCCAACGACGCTTTACGAATACAAGAAATTCATCGACGAGGACTGA